From Brachionichthys hirsutus isolate HB-005 chromosome 16, CSIRO-AGI_Bhir_v1, whole genome shotgun sequence, a single genomic window includes:
- the drc3 gene encoding dynein regulatory complex subunit 3 → MDARWVQSEPIVMDEEIVWEAVREQLPQDFVRCVEMTEGISYGEILQLKLPLRRIAKIGHLCEFTLLTRLELNNNLIDKIEGLDSLANLTWLNLSFNSIEKIEGLESLRKLEVLNLTNNSISVIENMDTLEKLTHFHIANNLIGQLDNVLYLRKFVDLFSLILHGNPVSKDDSYKLSIAAHFPKLMSMDSRLIDQDTKKEASIKFQSVIEKIKFDELERANEAKVEAEVKLHRNAFVEFLNGSDLLKNMIKDDPEAESLYSVPGVAPLLEQFEQKMLALFMQIFELGLAEHKRREAEVSSFYSGHMEAMTDCQQKASQILVEFEKQHKKVTAELKQLSDPNLVSVKIDHHHNNIDQLCNSLLALECQLVSQLEDITQIFDVSISDMIDNFAESAQGLFSQCQDLDKDYHEKVTEIAMETLMNATEDDMPKEEEMLFTNETEVRSVLATTHDNHVVKIRDRETQLVTGVNAWKAALVEGIKDKVAKQHDMRLADVHRYAVHLRKQLEESEKNHQELLPQK, encoded by the exons ATGGATGCGCGTTGGGTTCAATCTGAGCCCATCGTGATGGATGAGGAGATTGTATGGGAGGCAGTGAGAGAGCAACTTCCTCAAGACTTTGTTCGGTGTGTTGAAATGACAGAGGGAATCAGCTACGGTGAAATCCTTCAACTAAAACTGCCATTGAGAA gAATTGCAAAAATTGGCCACTTATGTGAATTCACACTCTTGACCAGGCTGGAGTTGAATAACAATCTCATAGATAAGATTGAAGGTCTAGACAGTCTGGCTAATCTGACATGGCTGA ATCTGTCCTTCAACAGCATTGAGAAAATTGAGGGATTGGAATCATTGAGGAAACTCGAAGTGCTGAATTTGACCAACAACAGTATCTCTGTCATTGAAAACATGGACACGCTTGAGAAACTCACACATTTCCACATTGCAAATAACCTTATTGGACAGCTGGACAat GTGTTATATCTAAGGAAGTTTGTGGATCTGTTCAGCCTCATCCTACATGGGAATCCTGTCTCTAAGGATGACAGTTACAAACTTTCCATCGCAGCCCACTTCCCAAAATTGATGTCAATGGACAGTAGATTAATTGACCAGGACACA AAAAAAGAGGCATCCATCAAATTCCAGTCTGttattgagaaaataaaattcGACGAGCTGGAAAGAGCTAATGAGGCTAAAGTGGAAGCTGAAGTCAAATTACACAGA AATGCCTTTGTGGAGTTCCTAAATGGGTCTGATCTGCTCAAGAACATGATCAAAGACGATCCGGAGGCAGAGAGCCTGTACTCTGTGCCTGGGGTAGCGCCTCTGCTGGAACA ATTTGAACAGAAAATGCTGGCATTGTTTATGCAGATATTTGAATTAGGCTTAGCTGAACACAAGCGCAGAGAAGCAGAGGTGAGCTCCTTCTACAGCGGTCACATGGAGGCTATGACAGACTGCCAGCAGAAAGCATCACAGATTTTGGTGGAGTTTGAGAAGCAACACAAAAAG GTAACGGCGGAGCTGAAGCAGTTGTCAGACCCAAATCTAGTGAGCGTCAAAATCGACCACCACCACAATAACATCGACCAACTCTGTAACAGTCTCCTGGCATTGGAGTGTCAGCTGGTGAGCCAGCTGGAG GACATCACCCAAATTTTTGACGTCAGCATCTCAGACATGATTGACAACTTTGCTGAATCTGCTCAAGGGCT ATTTTCACAGTGTCAAGATTTGGACAAAGATTATCACGAGAAGGTAACAGAGATTGCTATGGAAACTTTGATGAATGCAACGGAGGATGACatgccgaaagaggaagaaatg CTGTTTACAAATGAGACAGAAGTGAGGAGTGTTCTGGCCACCACCCATGATAACCACGTGGTAAAGATCAGGGACAGAGAAACTCAGCTGGTTACTGGTGTCAATGCCTGGAAAGCAGCTCTCGTTGAAGGG ATCAAAGACAAAGTAGCCAAGCAACACGACATGCGCCTCGCAGATGTTCACAGATATGCCGTCCATTTGAGGAAGCAACTGGAGGAATCTGAGAAGAATCATCAAGAACTACTTCCCCAAAAATAG